The Natrinema amylolyticum genome includes the window GACTTCTACACGCCGGCGGAGCTCCTTGAGGACGATCAGATGTACACCGTCTACGAGATCGCTCGTATGCTACAGGGCGTCGAACCCGACGCCGAACTCGAGCCCGAGACTGAGGACATCCTGCTCGACTGGGCGATTCCGTGGGTCATGACCAACGCCGACGATCTCGTGGTCGCCGAACCCCGCGACGAGGACGAGCCCGGCTACTACGGCCTGAGAGAATGATCCTCCTCGTGGTCGGTGCCGATCGCGTCGACGCCGGCAAGACCACGTTCTCGGCCGGCCTGCTCGAGCGAACCGGCGCGGTCGGCTACAAACCCCGCGCCGGCAACGACTTCTGGTTCGATCACGACGACTGCCGGCGAGCGCTGGCCGACGGCCGACTCTACGGCAAGGACGCCGCGCGCCTCTCGACGGCGGACGGCCGCGGTCGGTCACCGGAGCGATTGAATCCCGTTCATCGACTGTGGCGACCCGCCCCCGACGGTGGCACCGGACTGCTCGGTCGAGCGGACAGGGAATTTCTCGTCGACCGAGTCGGGCGCGACGGCGACGACCCGCTGTTCGTCCGCAACGCGACCGCCGAAGTGCCGGCACGGGTCGCCGAGGCGCTCCCGCTCGAGGACGCCGTCCACGTCGAGAGCGTCGGCGAGTTCAACGACCTCGCCGAGGAGCGGTACCTCCCCGCGTTCGAGCGACTGGCCGCCGAGATCGAAGCGGCCGACGTCGCTGTCGTCGAATCCTACAGCGACATCGCGCGGCCGCTCGAGGCGCTTTCACCCTCCTCGATCGCCGCCGTGGCGGCCGTCGAACCCGGTCGCGCGCGGATCTATCCCGGCGATCGCTACTGTCGGGCCTGCGAGATCGCCAGCTCGAGTCCCAGAGACGGGGCCATCGAAAAACGCGTTCCGGACGTCCTCGACTATCTCGACCCCATCGACCGCGTATCACTCCCGGCGCTCGGGAGCGACCGACAGAACGATCCCGCGCAGGTCGCACGCGCGTACGACGACGCCTACGAGGCGTTGCTCGAGGTCGCCGGACGAGTCTGAGTAGCCGCCGTGTTGTCGGAAGCGACGAATAGGACTGTGAATCGAGGGGCGTGCTGCCCGAACTCAGGCCTGCCGCGCCATCTGGGCCGACAGTTCGACGTGATCGTAGGGATCGGTCGTCACGCTCGGCCCGTGGCCGGTGTGCATTTCCGCGAGACCGGGATCGATCCGCTCGAGCACCCGATCGATACTTTGTATCAGAGTCTCGCGATCGCCCTCCTCGAGATCGGTGCGGCCGAAGCTCCCGTTCTGGAAGACGAGATCGCCCGCGAACAGTACGCTCGCCGTCTCCGAGTGAAAACAGAGGTGGTCGTTCTTGTGGCCGGGCGTGTGGAGCGCGACGTACTCGTCGTCGCCCAGTCGAACCGTCTCCTCGTCCGCGATAGCGTGATCGACGCCCTCGATTGCGGTGTCGTACCCCCACGCGTCGACGTCGAACGCCTCTTTCACCGCGGCGAGGTTACCGACGTGATCGCGGTGCGTGTGAGTGAGGATCACCGCCTCGAGGTCGTCGACTCGGGAGCGGACGGCGTCGACGACGTCGAAGTTCGCGCCCGTATCGACGAGCACGGGTCGGTCCCCGGTCACCAGAAAGACGTTACTGGTAAACGCCTGCACGCCCTGCGCGAGATTAGCGATCATGCGATCCGGTAGGCGGTCGTCGGGTTTGTGGGTATCGACACGGATCAGTGACCACCGGACGGCGAACTGCCCCCGTCGAAACGAACTCCTGAGGGGCTAAGACGGCACATATCTGCCGATTTGGAAGTCAGATCGACTGATCCGTGTATTCACAAGGATTTTTAGCTGCGGCACGTAGTGGTAGACGAATGAATCGGCCGGTCTCTGTCGGACTCGTCGTTCTCGTTATCCTCGCGTCCGTTGCCGGCGTCAGCGGGTCGGTCGCACTGACGACCGCCGGACTGGCCGCCCAGTCAGCCGCGGACCCCGCGACCGCGGATCCGAGCCCCTTCGTTTCACAGGAACGAGACTGGGACGACACGACCTTCGACATCACGGTGTACGAGAACGGGAGCGCGACGTGGACCTTCCGTCACGAGCGACTGTTCGCGAACGAGGAGAACGCGACCGAAGCCGAACGGAACTTCAGGGCGTTCGCCGAGGCGTTCGAGGCCAATGAAACCGGGCGGTACGAGGCGTTCATCAATCAATCGAATGAACTGGCGGCGGCCGGCTCACAGGAGACCGGCCGAGAGATGGACGCGACGAACTTCAACCGGTCTATCCGTGTCGACGAAGGACGGATCAATCCGCGCGGTGTCGTCGAAATGTCGTTCACGTGGACGAACTTTGCCGCCGTCGAGGGCGAGACGATCGTCGTCGGCGACGTCTTTCGGGACCTCTATCTGGCACCCGACCAGTCGATCGAACTCGAGGCGGGTGGTGACCTCCAGTTCCGTTCCGTCGCCCCCGAACCCGACGGCCGGTACGATAGCACCTCGCTCGAGAACACGGGGTCAGTCGAGTGGAGCGGCGAACGGCAGTTCGCCGACGGCCGCCCGCGTGCGGAACTCAC containing:
- a CDS encoding ATPase — encoded protein: MILLVVGADRVDAGKTTFSAGLLERTGAVGYKPRAGNDFWFDHDDCRRALADGRLYGKDAARLSTADGRGRSPERLNPVHRLWRPAPDGGTGLLGRADREFLVDRVGRDGDDPLFVRNATAEVPARVAEALPLEDAVHVESVGEFNDLAEERYLPAFERLAAEIEAADVAVVESYSDIARPLEALSPSSIAAVAAVEPGRARIYPGDRYCRACEIASSSPRDGAIEKRVPDVLDYLDPIDRVSLPALGSDRQNDPAQVARAYDDAYEALLEVAGRV
- a CDS encoding helix-turn-helix transcriptional regulator: MNRPVSVGLVVLVILASVAGVSGSVALTTAGLAAQSAADPATADPSPFVSQERDWDDTTFDITVYENGSATWTFRHERLFANEENATEAERNFRAFAEAFEANETGRYEAFINQSNELAAAGSQETGREMDATNFNRSIRVDEGRINPRGVVEMSFTWTNFAAVEGETIVVGDVFRDLYLAPDQSIELEAGGDLQFRSVAPEPDGRYDSTSLENTGSVEWSGERQFADGRPRAELTSSTGGAVGNDNQGLVGAMSGDIIWYLLGLLVTGAGIAAVVWYRRYGPGAGDTAVGTATDRSAESTAPAADATTDSSADAGATAVDDTGAGAPLSDEDLMTDEDRVVTLIRENGGRMKQVNIVEETGWSKSKVSMLLSDMEDEGTISKLRVGRENIISLEGFEPEATKSPFEE
- a CDS encoding DUF5827 family protein, translating into MPVPKSEFDELPPCDFYTPAELLEDDQMYTVYEIARMLQGVEPDAELEPETEDILLDWAIPWVMTNADDLVVAEPRDEDEPGYYGLRE
- a CDS encoding MBL fold metallo-hydrolase, giving the protein MIANLAQGVQAFTSNVFLVTGDRPVLVDTGANFDVVDAVRSRVDDLEAVILTHTHRDHVGNLAAVKEAFDVDAWGYDTAIEGVDHAIADEETVRLGDDEYVALHTPGHKNDHLCFHSETASVLFAGDLVFQNGSFGRTDLEEGDRETLIQSIDRVLERIDPGLAEMHTGHGPSVTTDPYDHVELSAQMARQA